The following coding sequences lie in one Lolium perenne isolate Kyuss_39 chromosome 2, Kyuss_2.0, whole genome shotgun sequence genomic window:
- the LOC127336551 gene encoding anthocyanidin 3-O-glucosyltransferase: protein MAPHIAVVAFPFSSHAAAVLSLTRALAAAVPDGTIISFLTTSASAALLRKTGTLPGNLRFVEIADGASASSSPPMLPLPRMMELFMAAAEKGVIRDGLEAARASAGGARVSCVIGDAFVWMAADAAAAVGAPWVPVWTPASFSLLAHLHTDKLRDDLGDTGASRVDEPLTAYAGLGGYRFRDLNDGIVSGDFNHVINLLVHRAAQQARKHAIAVAVNSFPGQDPPDLTAALAAELPNPLLLGPYHLLPAAQPAQDETPSDPHGCLAWLDRHPARTVVYIGFGTVAALRPEELRELAAGLEAMGAPFLWSLGEKSWSLLPAGFLERAAGLVVPWAPQVGVLRHASVGAFVTHAGWLSVLEALSSGVPMACRPFFGDHTMNARSVASVWGIGVAFDGPMTRDGVADAVATLLRGEEGERMRGRAKEMQANMDKAFQPDGGCIVNFHHFVKIVCRV from the exons ATGGCGCCGCACATCGCTGTGGTGGCGTTTCCTTTCAGCTCCCACGCCGCCGCGGTGCTCTCCCTGACGCGCGCCCTTGCCGCCGCGGTGCCGGACGGGACGATCATCTCCTTCCTCACAACTTCCGCCTCCGCCGCGCTCCTCCGTAAAACCGGCACGCTGCCCGGAAACCTGCGTTTCGTGGAGATCGCTGACGGGGCGTCGGCGTCGTCCTCACCACCAATGTTGCCTCTCCCGCGAATGATGGAGCTTTTCATGGCGGCGGCCGAGAAGGGTGTGATCCGAGACGGGCTCGAGGCGGCCCGCGCCTCCGCGGGTGGCGCGAGGGTGAGCTGCGTGATCGGGGACGCGTTTGTCTGGATGGCCGCGGACGCCGCTGCCGCTGTCGGGGCGCCGTGGGTTCCCGTATGGACTCCGGCGTCCTTCTCCCTCCTCGCGCACCTCCACACTGACAAGCTCCGCGACGACTTGGGCGATACGG GGGCGAGCAGAGTAGACGAGCCGCTCACCGCGTACGCCGGCCTGGGCGGCTACCGCTTCCGGGACCTCAACGACGGCATAGTCTCCGGCGACTTCAACCACGTCATCAACCTCCTCGTGCACCGCGCGGCGCAGCAAGCCCGCAAAcacgccatcgccgtcgccgtcaACTCCTTCCCGGGTCAGGACCCGCCGGACCTTACCGCCGCACTCGCTGCAGAGCTCCCAAACCCACTCCTCCTTGGCCCCTACCACCTCCTACCCGCCGCCCAACCCGCGCAAGACGAAACACCATCCGACCCGCACGGCTGCCTAGCCTGGCTGGACCGCCACCCCGCGCGCACCGTCGTGTACATCGGCTTCGGCACGGTCGCCGCGCTGCGGCCGGAAGAGCTGCGGGAGCTTGCGGCCGGTTTGGAGGCGATGGGGGCGCCGTTCCTCTGGTCGCTGGGGGAGAAGTCGTGGTCGCTGCTGCCGGCAGGCTTCCTGGAGCGCGCAGCGGGGCTCGTGGTGCCGTGGGCGCCGCAGGTGGGCGTGCTTCGGCACGCGTCTGTGGGCGCGTTCGTCACGCATGCCGGCTGGCTGTCGGTGCTGGAGGCCCTGTCCAGTGGCGTGCCAATGGCGTGCCGCCCATTCTTCGGCGACCACACCATGAACGCTCGCTCGGTGGCCAGCGTATGGGGTATCGGCGTGGCGTTCGACGGTCCGATGACGCGGGACGGAGTGGCTGACGCGGTGGCAACGCTGCTGCGCGGGGAGGAAGGGGAGCGGATGAGGGGGAGGGCGAAGGAGATGCAGGCCAACATGGACAAGGCGTTCCAGCCCGACGGCGGCTGCATCGTCAATTTTCACCACTTTGTCAAAATTGTTTGCCGCGTCTGA